One window from the genome of Haladaptatus paucihalophilus DX253 encodes:
- a CDS encoding DUF2182 domain-containing protein — protein MHVWNTSRRFFARQRHPVVLFTYGVALLAWILLATRVLPMPGSAMAMHMSAPGVPEAMALSNGVAGVGLYLVLWGAMMTAMMYPSSAHAFRAYADAVGQTTKVRRTATVVSVMGTYTLVWVLTGVVPLAFNLVVPIGSIAPENRVFLLAATLLVLSAYQLSPFKRHHLEHCRRPSGFFEGDVSGIRGALRSGWRLSVDSVGCCWALMALMVVVGSMNLLWMVAVTALISVEILAPDGERLARGIGALSGVAGVGLVVFAVV, from the coding sequence ATGCACGTCTGGAATACCTCACGTCGGTTCTTCGCCCGCCAACGACATCCCGTCGTCCTGTTCACCTACGGCGTCGCGCTTCTCGCGTGGATACTGCTCGCAACTCGCGTCCTTCCCATGCCGGGGTCGGCGATGGCGATGCACATGTCCGCTCCCGGAGTCCCGGAGGCGATGGCGCTGTCGAACGGGGTGGCCGGTGTCGGCCTCTATCTGGTCCTGTGGGGGGCCATGATGACCGCGATGATGTACCCGTCGTCCGCACACGCGTTTCGAGCGTACGCCGACGCGGTTGGGCAGACGACGAAGGTGAGACGGACGGCGACCGTCGTGTCGGTGATGGGAACGTACACGCTCGTCTGGGTCCTCACGGGGGTCGTCCCGCTCGCGTTCAATCTCGTTGTTCCCATCGGATCCATCGCGCCGGAGAACCGCGTTTTCCTGCTGGCGGCGACGCTGTTGGTGCTGTCCGCGTATCAACTGTCGCCGTTCAAACGCCACCATCTGGAACACTGTCGGCGACCCAGCGGGTTCTTCGAGGGGGACGTTTCGGGGATTCGCGGTGCGCTCCGTTCCGGATGGCGACTGAGCGTGGATAGCGTCGGGTGCTGTTGGGCGCTGATGGCGTTGATGGTCGTCGTGGGTTCGATGAACCTTCTCTGGATGGTCGCCGTCACCGCGCTGATATCCGTCGAGATACTGGCACCCGACGGCGAACGACTGGCACGAGGCATCGGGGCACTCTCGGGTGTCGCTGGAGTCGGACTGGTGGTCTTCGCGGTCGTCTGA
- a CDS encoding DUF2270 domain-containing protein, with protein sequence MTDEDTPEPPDTSGTEIGAGLLEQNMGPSSSLAHLYRGEIHRMKFWRERLDRTSNWAITLMAAILTWAFSSRSNPHYIVLLAIITVSIFLLIEARRYRAYDIWRSRVRMLQQNVFALGLDDSKGVVDEEWRRKLSEDYRYPKMKVSLEEALAHRLRRVYTPLFFVLLVAWVFQLTAYTNDTWPEAAAIGHIPGTIVTGIVVAFYAGILVVAYRPRTWHINGEILPSDVTGWDYSRE encoded by the coding sequence ATGACTGACGAAGATACACCCGAACCACCGGATACCAGTGGCACAGAGATCGGCGCGGGACTGCTGGAGCAGAACATGGGGCCGAGTTCCTCGCTCGCGCACCTGTACCGTGGCGAGATTCACCGAATGAAGTTCTGGCGCGAGCGGTTGGACCGGACGAGCAACTGGGCGATAACGCTGATGGCGGCCATCCTGACGTGGGCGTTCTCCAGTCGAAGCAATCCCCATTACATCGTCCTCCTCGCCATCATCACGGTGAGCATCTTTCTGCTCATCGAGGCGCGTCGCTACCGCGCCTACGACATCTGGCGCTCGCGGGTCCGGATGCTCCAGCAGAACGTGTTCGCACTCGGACTCGACGACTCCAAAGGCGTCGTGGACGAGGAGTGGCGACGAAAGCTCAGCGAGGACTACCGCTATCCGAAGATGAAGGTCTCACTGGAAGAGGCGCTGGCACACCGTCTCCGTCGAGTGTACACGCCGCTCTTCTTCGTCCTGCTCGTGGCGTGGGTGTTCCAGCTGACGGCCTACACGAACGACACGTGGCCGGAAGCGGCCGCCATCGGTCACATTCCCGGAACCATCGTCACGGGCATCGTCGTCGCGTTCTACGCGGGCATCCTCGTCGTCGCCTACCGGCCCCGGACGTGGCACATCAACGGCGAAATCCTCCCGAGCGACGTGACGGGGTGGGATTACTCGCGGGAGTGA
- a CDS encoding alpha/beta fold hydrolase encodes MAEHGTVEPITGKYVHTEIGGTDHRIYFEENGPEDGIPLLCQHTAGNNCQEWRHLLTDEEITEDFRVIAHDLPYHGKSVPPTSQSWWEEDYTMTAKQFTETLVALADALDLDDPIYMGSSMGGNIALELADWYPDRFRALIGLECGAHSPGFYIDWLDHPQVNTTEVNAYSCWGLMAPQSPEQTRRETMYLYEQGANGVFKGDLYYYSVDHDYRDKLDQVNADECPLYIVNGEYDYLTTPDDGRETAKGVGDGATAVEMAQIGHFPMSEHPELFNAYLKEILADITGDRDETLPDVLTPDDVGIELQPPAPAREKPAE; translated from the coding sequence ATGGCCGAGCACGGGACCGTCGAGCCGATCACGGGCAAGTACGTCCACACGGAGATCGGCGGTACGGACCACCGGATTTACTTCGAGGAAAACGGACCGGAAGACGGGATTCCGCTCCTCTGTCAGCACACCGCGGGCAACAACTGTCAGGAGTGGCGCCACCTCCTCACCGACGAGGAGATAACCGAGGACTTCCGCGTCATCGCCCACGACCTGCCGTATCACGGGAAGTCGGTTCCCCCGACCAGCCAATCGTGGTGGGAGGAAGATTACACGATGACGGCGAAGCAGTTCACCGAGACGCTGGTCGCGCTCGCGGACGCGCTCGACCTCGACGACCCTATCTACATGGGGTCGTCGATGGGCGGCAACATCGCGCTCGAACTGGCCGATTGGTATCCCGACCGGTTCCGAGCGCTCATCGGACTGGAGTGTGGTGCGCACAGTCCGGGCTTTTACATCGACTGGCTCGACCATCCGCAGGTCAACACCACCGAGGTGAACGCCTACTCCTGCTGGGGATTGATGGCTCCACAGAGCCCGGAGCAGACGCGACGAGAGACGATGTACCTGTACGAACAGGGTGCGAACGGCGTGTTCAAGGGCGACCTCTATTACTACTCGGTTGACCACGACTACCGGGACAAACTCGACCAAGTGAACGCCGACGAGTGCCCGTTGTACATCGTCAACGGCGAGTACGATTACCTCACGACGCCGGACGATGGACGGGAAACGGCAAAAGGGGTCGGCGACGGAGCGACTGCCGTCGAGATGGCCCAAATCGGCCACTTCCCGATGAGCGAGCACCCGGAACTGTTCAACGCGTACCTGAAAGAGATACTCGCGGACATTACCGGGGACCGAGACGAGACGCTCCCGGACGTTCTGACGCCCGACGACGTGGGAATCGAACTCCAACCACCCGCACCCGCTCGGGAAAAACCCGCGGAATAG
- a CDS encoding MFS transporter, whose protein sequence is MKERWLYSWALGSISFGGASLLIPLYIVELGASTVELGILAATAALIGAPGAIVFGRLANRVDHRRPLVVITLATVAIFLAAIPLLSSVTAVIVANAVIWLVVSSIAPVLTMLVVDDAPESAWSERIGVLNKYQGYGWAGGLVLGTIWPFVGGQLVGEETVTRALFWVFALSAGMSVIGAVRSLPRPDPSAHVTSERKIRKVARLLSTSNRGIKGTAFVFSPNRLYWTTRQFHPRRLLNRINPALATYLVAAVLFFTGFAVFWAPLPLFLTETGFDSEEVFALYLASSLASAVLYEGVGTFASRYDVRLLQSGALAVRSVLFPGTALVAGLGAVTLGFGAAGVGLAAIGLTWAVIAVVGTAIVTRLAPRNVRGEVLGVYTALSAIAGGIGGVLGGWVATFGYGVAFGVAGGLVLLGAILVLSLRALSKEGHATEPRPDTDASRVDTAIPTSTSEGSEKRAG, encoded by the coding sequence ATGAAAGAACGGTGGCTCTACTCGTGGGCGCTCGGTTCGATTTCGTTCGGCGGTGCGTCCCTGCTGATACCGCTCTACATCGTCGAACTCGGTGCCTCAACGGTGGAGCTGGGTATCTTGGCGGCGACGGCCGCACTCATCGGTGCCCCGGGAGCGATAGTGTTCGGCCGACTCGCCAATCGTGTCGACCATCGGCGGCCACTGGTGGTGATAACACTCGCTACCGTCGCCATCTTCCTCGCCGCGATTCCCTTGTTGAGCAGCGTGACTGCGGTCATCGTCGCCAACGCCGTCATCTGGCTGGTCGTTTCGTCCATCGCACCCGTGTTGACGATGCTGGTCGTGGACGACGCGCCGGAATCCGCGTGGAGTGAGCGTATTGGGGTGCTGAACAAATATCAGGGCTATGGCTGGGCTGGTGGTCTCGTGCTTGGGACCATCTGGCCGTTTGTCGGGGGACAACTCGTCGGGGAGGAAACCGTCACTCGCGCGCTCTTCTGGGTGTTCGCCCTCAGTGCGGGGATGAGCGTGATAGGGGCTGTCCGGTCGCTTCCGCGTCCCGACCCGAGCGCCCACGTCACGAGCGAACGAAAAATCCGCAAGGTTGCGCGACTCCTCTCGACCTCAAATCGAGGCATAAAGGGAACCGCCTTCGTGTTCTCACCGAACCGGTTGTACTGGACCACCCGACAGTTCCATCCGCGCAGACTCCTCAACCGGATCAATCCGGCCTTGGCGACCTACCTAGTTGCCGCCGTGCTTTTTTTCACTGGGTTCGCTGTCTTCTGGGCACCACTGCCCTTGTTTCTCACAGAGACCGGCTTCGACTCCGAGGAGGTGTTCGCCCTCTACTTGGCTTCGAGTCTCGCCTCCGCGGTTCTCTACGAGGGCGTCGGGACGTTCGCATCGCGATACGATGTTCGGCTCCTTCAATCTGGTGCGCTCGCGGTTCGTAGCGTGCTCTTTCCGGGAACTGCACTGGTGGCCGGTTTGGGGGCCGTGACGCTCGGATTCGGGGCCGCTGGCGTCGGTCTCGCCGCGATCGGCTTGACGTGGGCGGTCATCGCCGTCGTCGGCACTGCAATCGTCACCCGTCTCGCACCACGGAACGTCCGTGGCGAAGTTCTCGGGGTCTACACGGCCCTCAGTGCCATCGCAGGTGGTATTGGTGGGGTACTCGGTGGGTGGGTCGCTACCTTCGGTTACGGCGTCGCGTTCGGCGTCGCGGGCGGATTGGTGCTCCTCGGAGCCATTCTTGTCCTATCGCTCCGAGCACTATCGAAGGAGGGTCATGCGACCGAACCACGCCCGGATACGGATGCTTCTCGTGTCGATACGGCCATTCCGACATCGACGAGCGAAGGTAGTGAGAAGCGCGCCGGATGA
- a CDS encoding HalOD1 output domain-containing protein translates to MKESTSSMPVEPANTQSRDSYERGIGSDESVCEAVVSAVMAAENADMDDLDPLYFVVDGDALERITSSDAVSSVAFDYLGYRVEVTGDSRVVLTPET, encoded by the coding sequence ATGAAGGAATCAACGAGCAGCATGCCGGTCGAACCGGCCAACACTCAATCACGGGACAGTTACGAACGCGGTATCGGTTCGGACGAATCCGTCTGTGAAGCCGTGGTATCGGCAGTAATGGCGGCGGAAAACGCCGACATGGACGACCTCGATCCGCTCTACTTCGTCGTCGATGGCGATGCCCTCGAACGGATCACCTCCTCCGACGCGGTGTCGTCCGTCGCGTTCGACTATCTCGGTTATCGGGTGGAAGTGACGGGGGATTCGCGCGTGGTTCTCACCCCGGAGACGTGA
- a CDS encoding cold-shock protein, producing the protein MAKGKVDFFNDTGGYGFISTDDADDDVFFHMEDVGGADLEEGQEIEFDIEQAPKGPRAKNVTRL; encoded by the coding sequence ATGGCGAAAGGCAAAGTTGATTTCTTCAACGACACTGGCGGCTACGGTTTCATCTCGACGGACGACGCGGACGACGACGTTTTCTTCCACATGGAAGACGTGGGCGGCGCTGACCTCGAAGAGGGACAGGAGATCGAATTCGATATCGAACAGGCCCCCAAAGGCCCCCGAGCGAAGAACGTCACCCGTCTGTAA
- a CDS encoding ArsR/SmtB family transcription factor: MSKEWGPDDIFDVLASGTAREILLLSSSAAMSVQQLAEECGASKPTVYRRINKLHEYDLLEQEVVIDERGNHYNTYRTNMDRICFEISDSEFVVTIRFDEDLIDRFVSAWTGLRGPENGVD; encoded by the coding sequence GTGAGCAAGGAATGGGGACCTGACGACATCTTCGACGTTCTGGCGAGCGGAACGGCGAGGGAGATACTACTCTTGAGCAGCTCCGCGGCGATGTCCGTACAGCAACTCGCGGAGGAGTGTGGCGCGTCGAAACCCACCGTGTATCGGCGTATCAACAAACTCCACGAGTACGACCTGCTCGAACAGGAGGTCGTCATCGACGAAAGGGGGAACCATTACAACACGTACCGGACGAACATGGACCGCATCTGCTTCGAAATCAGTGACAGCGAATTCGTCGTCACCATTCGGTTCGACGAGGACCTCATCGACCGATTCGTATCGGCGTGGACCGGTCTCAGAGGGCCGGAAAACGGAGTTGATTGA
- a CDS encoding glycosyltransferase family 39 protein gives MVVRDIHQTLRHRLQSEGEIWLILLFTGIWYGMNMDGAIFMDGAIFARASKSMLEGYIYGNPTHSHAPVAKYFMAISQAVFGPTEFGVKLPSVVFALGTLYVTYHLGEELFSRRVGIVAAVALAGNPVFTRWTATAYLDITFTFFVVLLMYSLVRWSSTNSLHTKYGLLVGALIVTTAATKLQGAIFALAIAVGVLYTIKHRMNDRREALEDVKRLLTGGVIGLVVIYIPFLFSPHPDYYAGHSFPLVVELIFQIPLLSNIVYAFGEAFAHNMDHINTGHRVLVAGKEYQKPPFWSYLYWMANGNGIIPALGLIGLPYLFLRSGIKKRVPVIKRQKIVLITIVTLSPLILISSVSVKNPKYVLPLYPLLIIIASGFVFGILDEILDFKNIVPYRYMATIAIALLLVFSAPVLGISGTFTKSPRSDSQYDDVTSYVINDTMTRESKQPVRVAAGVPLPIRWYLGDKRTIDYSFESEATKRYDIDNDGSTDLVLSGIGYQNASVEKKTRKAIQENKLCFAIDTVGRTPKRDDTMRKLISSNGTAVLELERTSKGKKLVLYRFKSGCK, from the coding sequence ATGGTTGTTAGAGACATACATCAAACTCTTCGGCATAGACTCCAAAGCGAAGGAGAGATTTGGCTTATTCTATTATTTACTGGAATCTGGTACGGTATGAACATGGACGGAGCCATCTTCATGGATGGAGCCATATTTGCACGAGCAAGTAAATCGATGTTAGAAGGATACATATATGGAAATCCGACTCATTCGCATGCACCCGTAGCAAAATATTTTATGGCGATTAGTCAGGCAGTGTTTGGTCCGACCGAATTCGGAGTGAAATTACCAAGCGTCGTATTCGCACTCGGAACACTGTATGTAACATACCACCTTGGGGAAGAACTCTTTTCACGACGAGTAGGAATAGTAGCAGCAGTCGCGCTTGCTGGCAACCCAGTGTTCACACGATGGACCGCAACCGCCTATCTCGATATAACGTTCACGTTTTTCGTAGTGCTCCTTATGTATTCCCTCGTCAGATGGAGTTCTACCAACTCACTACACACGAAATACGGACTCCTCGTAGGTGCGTTGATAGTAACGACTGCTGCAACGAAACTACAAGGGGCGATATTCGCGCTTGCAATCGCCGTCGGGGTTCTCTATACTATCAAACATCGAATGAACGATAGGCGCGAGGCATTGGAAGATGTTAAAAGACTGCTTACGGGAGGAGTCATCGGTCTCGTAGTTATCTACATTCCATTTCTGTTCTCACCGCATCCCGACTACTATGCGGGACATAGTTTCCCGTTGGTGGTTGAGTTGATATTTCAGATTCCACTTTTGAGTAACATCGTGTATGCTTTTGGAGAAGCCTTCGCACACAACATGGACCACATAAATACGGGGCATCGAGTTCTAGTCGCAGGAAAAGAGTATCAGAAGCCGCCATTTTGGTCGTATCTCTACTGGATGGCCAACGGAAACGGGATTATTCCAGCACTAGGTCTTATCGGACTGCCATACCTGTTCCTCCGCTCGGGTATCAAAAAGAGAGTTCCCGTAATCAAACGCCAAAAAATCGTTCTGATCACCATCGTTACATTGTCCCCACTGATACTCATCAGTTCAGTCAGCGTTAAAAATCCGAAATACGTTCTTCCACTCTATCCTCTCCTCATCATCATTGCGTCCGGGTTCGTCTTCGGAATTCTCGATGAAATACTAGACTTCAAAAATATAGTTCCCTATCGGTACATGGCAACCATAGCTATCGCTCTTTTGTTAGTGTTTTCTGCGCCAGTTCTTGGAATCAGCGGAACTTTCACTAAATCCCCTCGTTCGGATTCTCAGTACGATGATGTGACATCATACGTAATAAATGACACGATGACACGAGAATCAAAGCAACCGGTCCGCGTTGCTGCGGGTGTCCCACTTCCCATTCGTTGGTATCTCGGAGATAAACGAACTATCGACTACTCGTTTGAATCAGAAGCGACAAAACGCTATGACATCGATAATGACGGATCCACGGATCTGGTTCTATCAGGAATCGGATATCAAAACGCTAGCGTCGAAAAAAAGACACGGAAAGCGATACAGGAAAATAAACTTTGCTTCGCGATTGATACGGTTGGCCGGACACCAAAACGCGATGACACGATGCGAAAATTGATATCGTCGAACGGAACAGCCGTGCTTGAACTTGAGAGGACCAGTAAAGGAAAGAAACTCGTGCTGTACCGATTCAAATCAGGTTGCAAATAA
- a CDS encoding DUF7538 family protein gives MDDTLSELGEQDGWKVDGFAARVHYRGADDYYSIEYYHPSQCVLYWKVKGDGDVAVPVGRGTVPGPLRERVRMDLTEAGIDPDVESRSL, from the coding sequence ATGGACGACACGCTCTCCGAACTCGGCGAACAGGATGGCTGGAAGGTGGACGGGTTCGCCGCCCGCGTCCACTACCGCGGCGCTGACGACTACTACAGCATCGAGTACTATCACCCCAGCCAATGCGTGCTTTACTGGAAAGTGAAGGGGGACGGCGACGTGGCGGTTCCGGTCGGCCGCGGGACGGTGCCCGGCCCGCTCCGGGAACGCGTGCGTATGGATTTGACTGAAGCCGGTATCGACCCCGACGTCGAAAGTCGTAGCCTGTAA
- a CDS encoding DUF7521 family protein, with protein MVNGVLFWTFVLTNLFVFVVGSALTYLSYAAYRRVGQRSFRYAILGFGTVTVGSLTELVYELLIKRSNELDMTELLVLRTGESALIGLGLVFLFYSLMTPDRS; from the coding sequence GTGGTGAACGGCGTCCTCTTCTGGACGTTCGTCCTCACGAACCTGTTCGTCTTCGTCGTCGGCTCGGCGCTCACGTATCTGAGCTATGCGGCGTACCGACGGGTGGGACAGCGCTCCTTCCGATACGCGATTCTCGGATTCGGCACCGTGACCGTCGGCTCGCTGACCGAACTCGTCTACGAACTCCTGATAAAGCGGAGTAACGAACTCGACATGACCGAACTGCTCGTCCTCCGTACCGGCGAATCGGCACTCATCGGTCTGGGACTCGTCTTTCTGTTCTACTCGCTGATGACTCCCGACCGGTCGTGA
- a CDS encoding aryl-sulfate sulfotransferase, whose protein sequence is MIDRISVLSKRTKITLRILFLVILVLLSAAIVTTGGRSVEKTSAGSNISPSTFKNESRLTIVTAFHGPLSVYNRSGGLLYRNRSHHSYWDVDPVRGTKSTYVYSATDVLTRSECHADTKCVRNVVEEINLTTGRVNSIFSRIRRGTINNEWHDIDRINDTHYAIADIKRNEAYIVNVRTGVTVWRWNAQDAFPLSSGGSNAFGTNFPGDWTHLNDIEVLDDGRIMLSLRNQDAVIFINRTTGFQKNWTLGSDNEYDIMYEQHNPDYISKSNGGPAVVLADSQNNRIVEYQRTDGKWEQTWVWSDSEMLWPRDADRLPNGNTLITDTNSGRIIEVNKSGKKKTVINYHGPGRIYESERVGTGDESAGGPSARTANLQSRGMTTVDGKASHTIERSRLQNLWSGVKQVLPTKILNAIMFVKPTWLTFSDIGRMIGIGIVIAAWVCLELLWTTLSISIQSPVRVHR, encoded by the coding sequence ATGATTGATCGAATTTCAGTACTCTCAAAACGAACGAAAATTACGCTCCGTATTTTATTTCTCGTTATTTTAGTGCTCCTCTCTGCAGCTATCGTTACCACTGGTGGTCGTTCTGTCGAGAAAACGTCCGCCGGCTCAAATATATCTCCTTCAACGTTTAAAAATGAATCTAGATTGACTATTGTTACGGCGTTCCACGGCCCACTTTCTGTCTATAATCGGAGTGGTGGTCTTCTATATCGAAACAGGTCACACCACTCTTACTGGGATGTTGATCCCGTCAGGGGAACGAAGTCCACGTATGTATATTCCGCAACAGATGTTCTCACCCGCTCAGAATGTCATGCAGATACGAAATGTGTCCGCAATGTCGTGGAAGAAATCAATCTGACTACTGGACGTGTCAACTCTATCTTCTCTAGGATTCGTCGAGGTACGATAAATAATGAGTGGCATGATATTGATCGAATTAATGACACTCACTACGCCATCGCAGATATCAAACGAAACGAGGCATACATCGTAAATGTTCGGACCGGAGTAACCGTCTGGCGGTGGAATGCACAAGATGCGTTTCCTTTGTCTTCGGGGGGTTCGAACGCGTTTGGGACGAATTTCCCTGGCGATTGGACACATCTGAACGATATAGAAGTTCTCGATGATGGTCGAATCATGCTCAGTCTTCGGAACCAGGATGCGGTAATTTTCATCAATAGAACGACTGGTTTCCAAAAGAACTGGACTTTGGGGTCTGATAACGAGTATGATATAATGTACGAACAACACAACCCGGATTATATCTCCAAAAGTAACGGTGGCCCCGCTGTCGTACTTGCTGACTCCCAAAATAATCGTATCGTGGAATATCAACGAACCGATGGAAAATGGGAACAAACGTGGGTTTGGAGCGATAGTGAAATGCTCTGGCCTCGTGACGCTGATCGCCTTCCGAACGGAAATACACTTATCACCGACACCAACTCCGGACGTATCATCGAGGTAAATAAATCTGGGAAGAAGAAGACGGTGATTAACTACCACGGTCCGGGTCGAATATACGAATCCGAGCGAGTTGGTACCGGTGATGAAAGCGCGGGTGGTCCGAGCGCCCGTACAGCAAATCTACAGAGCCGAGGTATGACAACTGTCGATGGAAAAGCGTCACACACCATAGAACGGTCTCGACTACAAAACCTGTGGTCTGGCGTGAAACAGGTACTCCCGACGAAAATACTTAACGCGATAATGTTCGTAAAGCCCACCTGGCTAACGTTCTCTGATATCGGACGGATGATCGGTATCGGTATCGTAATCGCCGCTTGGGTCTGCCTCGAATTACTGTGGACAACCCTTTCTATCTCCATTCAGTCACCTGTACGCGTTCATCGGTAA
- a CDS encoding MATE family efflux transporter, protein MDARFPNPARWTILAIGLVLSRLGLVDAKNVRRTTDLAWPRIVTGIARMSKNAVDVAFVGIAIGPAAIAGVGFAAPFWGMAFSLGGGFAGGTIALVSQRYGAGAYEEMGQAIRSSVALVLLVSLPVAAAFWLFPTELVSLMTGDEMTVELGARYLHIVSLGVPLAALNLVGSRIYIGADDAWTPMLLRAGGAVTNIVLSAVFVFQFGMGVAGAAWGTVLSNVVVTAVFAVGVVAGRLPGVGELPVKVDPTGTYLDVETVRQVVHIGLPVVGRNMVWTVAKFPMLAIVALFGPSVAAAYVISRRIWGLMNTPGWGFGLASSSLVGQELGAGDERSAETYARDVILFSVATYVVAAALVFAFAKPIVLSFVADSGDPSIPVAVSLVYVSCVAILAQGVNGSVAGPLDASGDTRWPFMAQAVGMFCCSIPLAYLGATTALGITGLYLSFVAETTIPAVLNYYRFSTGRWKVISRQFRPEASYADD, encoded by the coding sequence GTGGACGCTCGTTTCCCGAACCCGGCACGGTGGACTATTCTCGCAATCGGTCTCGTACTCTCCCGTCTGGGCCTCGTCGACGCGAAAAACGTGCGGCGAACGACGGATTTAGCGTGGCCGCGCATCGTCACCGGCATCGCTCGAATGTCGAAAAACGCCGTCGACGTGGCGTTCGTCGGCATCGCCATCGGACCGGCGGCCATCGCGGGCGTCGGCTTCGCGGCACCGTTTTGGGGCATGGCGTTCTCGCTCGGCGGCGGCTTTGCGGGCGGGACAATCGCGCTCGTCTCACAGCGATACGGGGCGGGCGCGTACGAGGAGATGGGCCAAGCGATTCGGTCGAGCGTCGCGCTCGTGCTGCTGGTCTCGCTTCCGGTTGCGGCCGCCTTCTGGCTATTTCCAACGGAACTCGTCTCGTTGATGACGGGCGACGAGATGACCGTCGAACTGGGTGCGCGATATCTGCACATCGTCTCGCTCGGAGTTCCGCTCGCCGCCCTCAACCTCGTCGGAAGTCGGATTTACATCGGCGCTGACGACGCGTGGACGCCGATGCTGCTTCGGGCGGGCGGCGCGGTGACGAACATCGTCCTGAGCGCCGTGTTCGTCTTCCAGTTCGGGATGGGCGTCGCCGGTGCGGCGTGGGGAACGGTCCTCTCGAACGTCGTCGTGACCGCGGTGTTCGCCGTCGGGGTCGTCGCCGGTCGGCTTCCCGGCGTGGGCGAACTGCCCGTGAAGGTGGACCCGACCGGGACGTATCTCGACGTGGAAACGGTCCGGCAGGTGGTGCACATCGGCTTGCCGGTCGTCGGGCGGAACATGGTGTGGACGGTCGCCAAGTTTCCGATGCTCGCCATCGTCGCCCTGTTCGGCCCGAGCGTCGCGGCGGCGTACGTCATCAGCCGTCGGATTTGGGGCCTGATGAACACGCCCGGCTGGGGATTCGGCTTGGCGTCGAGCAGCCTCGTGGGGCAAGAACTCGGAGCGGGAGACGAGCGGAGTGCCGAGACGTACGCCCGCGATGTCATTCTCTTCTCCGTGGCGACGTACGTCGTCGCGGCCGCTCTCGTGTTCGCGTTTGCAAAACCCATCGTGCTCTCGTTCGTCGCCGACTCGGGAGACCCGTCGATTCCCGTCGCGGTGTCGCTCGTGTACGTCTCGTGCGTCGCCATCCTAGCACAGGGAGTGAACGGGTCGGTCGCGGGGCCGCTCGACGCCAGCGGCGACACCCGCTGGCCGTTCATGGCACAGGCGGTTGGGATGTTCTGCTGTTCGATTCCGCTGGCGTACCTCGGGGCGACGACGGCGCTCGGAATAACGGGGTTGTACCTCTCGTTCGTCGCCGAGACGACGATTCCGGCGGTCCTCAACTACTATCGGTTCTCGACGGGACGGTGGAAAGTCATCAGCCGACAGTTCCGCCCCGAAGCGTCGTACGCGGACGACTGA